In uncultured Bacteroides sp., the following proteins share a genomic window:
- a CDS encoding ribonuclease Z: protein MEKFEVYILGCGSALPTTRHFPTSQVVNLRDKLFMIDCGEGTQMQFRRSKLKFSRLNHIFISHLHGDHCFGLPGLISTFGMLGRTAELCIHAHRDIEKYLNPILDYFCQHLPYKVTIVPFDTKKPEVIYEDRSLTVTTIPMKHRVPCCGFLFEEKAERNHIIRDMVDFYKVPISQINRIKNGEDYVTPEGVIIPNSRLTQPATPSRKYAYCSDTIYNEKIVEQIKGVDLLFHESTFAQNEIPRARETYHTTARQAGQIALAANVKKLLIGHFSARYENDLIFFQEASEIFPNCQLAKEGLCANV from the coding sequence ATGGAAAAATTTGAAGTGTATATTCTGGGTTGTGGTTCGGCTTTGCCTACCACTCGCCATTTCCCAACTTCCCAGGTGGTGAACTTGAGGGATAAACTCTTTATGATTGATTGTGGAGAGGGAACGCAGATGCAATTTCGTAGATCTAAACTGAAATTTTCCCGTCTGAACCATATTTTTATTTCCCATCTTCATGGAGATCACTGCTTTGGCTTGCCCGGATTAATATCTACCTTTGGTATGCTGGGACGAACAGCAGAGCTTTGCATTCATGCGCACCGGGATATTGAAAAATATCTTAATCCTATACTTGATTATTTCTGTCAGCATCTTCCATATAAAGTTACTATAGTTCCTTTTGATACTAAAAAGCCGGAGGTGATTTATGAGGATCGTTCGCTCACAGTAACAACAATCCCCATGAAACATCGTGTTCCTTGTTGCGGCTTTCTCTTTGAAGAAAAGGCAGAACGGAATCACATTATTCGTGATATGGTTGATTTCTATAAGGTCCCAATCTCTCAGATAAACCGTATAAAGAACGGTGAAGATTATGTAACTCCCGAGGGAGTGATTATCCCCAATAGCCGTCTTACCCAACCGGCTACTCCTTCGCGTAAATACGCGTATTGCTCAGATACCATTTATAATGAAAAGATTGTAGAGCAAATAAAAGGTGTTGATCTTTTGTTTCATGAATCAACCTTTGCTCAGAATGAAATACCCCGGGCCAGAGAAACTTATCATACTACTGCCCGCCAGGCCGGACAGATAGCTCTTGCAGCCAACGTAAAGAAGTTGTTGATCGGGCACTTTTCTGCCCGTTATGAAAACGATTTAATCTTTTTTCAGGAGGCAAGTGAAATCTTTCCAAATTGCCAGCTTGCAAAAGAAGGATTGTGTGCAAACGTTTAA
- a CDS encoding T9SS type A sorting domain-containing protein: MKRFTLFFLLIFSFLFFSAVYAQEGRRSLPTDYEQGSVALTFTGNNVRVQNAQGSVLEVYNVLGQKVTSIKIDSSDKTITLNLPKGWYILKIENITRKVAIK, from the coding sequence ATGAAAAGATTTACCCTGTTTTTTTTATTAATCTTCTCATTCCTTTTCTTTTCAGCAGTCTATGCTCAGGAGGGAAGAAGGTCTTTGCCCACAGATTATGAGCAGGGTTCTGTTGCTTTGACTTTTACAGGAAATAATGTTCGCGTACAGAATGCTCAGGGATCAGTGCTGGAAGTGTATAATGTACTGGGTCAGAAAGTTACTTCTATAAAAATTGATTCATCAGATAAAACAATCACTCTGAATCTTCCCAAAGGTTGGTATATCTTAAAGATAGAGAATATAACCAGGAAGGTAGCTATAAAGTAG
- a CDS encoding L,D-transpeptidase family protein, whose amino-acid sequence MTNKGKYIIRRSILFLSFLLLTMYACTPDKSEMDYLNLSSFQKMSNPCFVINGEKVHKRLLKLCVERSIHSVRDSALYHYYAKEGASLWLTSFGDWTRVDQLLHWLENSRSHGLNPEKFSVSKIKVNLAKLRSLNIEKKDNINKILAELEYDLSSAYLRYVSGLSYGFVSPHRILNNIDEAELKPGEVRDSLAPRKMKTYYSIPLKRCNRAFVNRALDAVKGNLSGFLQEVQPKDPFYLRLQNEYLRLSVQKNLANDIPDIGDAHLKEGDVHPAIPLIAEKLIELGYLPRIEHANSIYSSLSSDLLTAVNLFRMRNHMPMDASIGNYTIAALNRPLKYYKDKLIVNMERMRWQKRMDKGKKYVMVNTAAFMLQAVDEKVDSVLEMKICCGSYENKTPLLASKIVYMQMNPYWNVPKSIVRKEIIPEFLKDPAYFEKHQMKVYDKEGNEVNPLSVKWTSYEEEIPFSVKQEKGEGNSLGRLIFRFPNAFAVYLHDTPSRWAFIKPNRAVSHGCVRLEKPLDFAFFLLKKKDEKVMDKIRIAIDLPPKTKKGRELLESPEYKPIKAFNLPEMVPLFLDYYTVFMSKGGSMNYCEDIYRFDRPLLKELRKI is encoded by the coding sequence ATGACGAACAAAGGAAAATACATAATAAGGCGATCGATACTTTTTCTTTCTTTTCTTCTGCTTACTATGTATGCTTGTACTCCTGATAAATCAGAAATGGATTATCTTAACTTATCTTCATTTCAAAAGATGAGTAATCCCTGCTTTGTGATTAATGGTGAGAAAGTTCATAAGAGGTTGCTGAAACTTTGTGTGGAGCGGAGTATTCATTCAGTCAGAGATTCAGCTTTGTATCATTATTATGCAAAAGAAGGTGCATCTCTTTGGTTGACTTCCTTCGGTGATTGGACGCGAGTGGACCAGTTGCTTCATTGGTTGGAAAATTCCCGTAGTCATGGATTAAACCCTGAGAAGTTTTCTGTGTCAAAGATAAAAGTAAATCTAGCTAAATTGCGTTCTTTGAATATTGAAAAGAAAGATAATATCAATAAAATCCTTGCAGAACTGGAATATGATTTGTCTTCTGCTTATCTTCGGTATGTTAGTGGTCTGAGCTACGGTTTTGTAAGTCCGCACCGGATTCTTAATAATATTGATGAAGCAGAACTGAAACCGGGGGAGGTGAGAGATTCTTTGGCTCCCAGAAAGATGAAGACTTATTATTCAATTCCTCTGAAGCGTTGTAACCGGGCGTTTGTGAATAGGGCACTCGATGCAGTGAAAGGAAACCTTTCCGGATTTTTGCAGGAGGTTCAACCTAAAGATCCTTTTTATTTGCGTCTGCAAAATGAATATTTAAGGCTCAGTGTACAGAAAAATCTGGCAAATGATATTCCTGATATAGGAGATGCTCATCTAAAAGAAGGTGATGTGCATCCTGCTATCCCTTTGATTGCAGAAAAACTTATAGAACTAGGATATCTTCCCAGGATAGAGCATGCTAATAGTATATATTCATCTCTTTCATCAGATTTGCTTACGGCGGTCAACTTGTTTCGGATGAGAAATCATATGCCAATGGATGCGTCAATAGGTAATTATACTATAGCAGCCCTGAACCGTCCTTTGAAATATTACAAAGATAAGCTGATTGTAAATATGGAACGGATGAGGTGGCAAAAGAGGATGGATAAAGGAAAGAAGTATGTAATGGTGAATACTGCTGCTTTTATGCTGCAGGCTGTGGATGAAAAGGTAGATTCTGTATTGGAAATGAAAATTTGTTGTGGCTCTTATGAAAACAAAACTCCGCTTTTGGCTAGTAAGATTGTATACATGCAGATGAATCCGTACTGGAATGTGCCTAAGTCTATTGTTCGTAAAGAGATTATTCCGGAATTTCTGAAAGATCCGGCTTATTTTGAAAAGCACCAGATGAAGGTGTACGATAAAGAAGGCAATGAGGTGAACCCTCTTTCTGTGAAGTGGACTAGTTATGAGGAGGAGATACCATTTAGTGTGAAACAGGAAAAAGGAGAAGGGAATTCTCTGGGAAGATTAATCTTTCGTTTCCCGAATGCTTTTGCTGTTTATCTGCATGACACACCTTCACGTTGGGCATTTATTAAGCCTAACAGAGCAGTGAGTCACGGTTGTGTAAGATTGGAAAAGCCTTTGGATTTTGCTTTTTTTCTTCTGAAGAAGAAAGATGAAAAGGTGATGGATAAAATTCGGATAGCTATTGATCTTCCACCGAAAACAAAAAAAGGAAGGGAATTACTTGAATCACCGGAGTATAAACCGATTAAGGCATTTAATCTTCCGGAAATGGTGCCGCTGTTCTTAGATTATTATACTGTTTTCATGTCTAAGGGCGGCTCAATGAATTATTGCGAAGATATATATAGGTTTGACAGACCATTATTGAAAGAATTAAGAAAAATATAA
- a CDS encoding sigma-70 family RNA polymerase sigma factor → MTPSYNEKEVLALLQQEHTQKEAFSRIVDQYSEQLYWQIRRMVLSHEDANDLLQNTFIKAWINIDYFRAEAKLSTWLYRIALNECLTFLNKQRASSLLSIDEPEADAVTKLEGDPYFSGDEAQLLLQKALLTLPEKQRMVFNLKYYQEMKYEEMSDTLGTSVGALKASYHHAVKKIENFLKGSF, encoded by the coding sequence ATGACTCCATCATATAACGAGAAAGAAGTATTGGCATTACTGCAGCAGGAGCATACTCAAAAAGAGGCATTCTCCAGGATTGTAGATCAATACAGTGAGCAACTTTACTGGCAAATCCGGCGAATGGTGCTTTCTCATGAAGATGCGAATGACTTGTTGCAGAACACTTTTATAAAAGCATGGATCAATATTGATTATTTCCGTGCTGAAGCAAAACTTTCAACCTGGCTTTATCGCATTGCGCTTAATGAATGCCTTACTTTTCTTAATAAGCAACGGGCGTCATCTCTATTGTCTATTGATGAACCCGAAGCTGATGCTGTGACCAAACTTGAAGGTGATCCTTACTTCTCAGGTGACGAGGCGCAACTTCTATTGCAAAAAGCTTTGCTCACCTTGCCCGAAAAGCAGCGAATGGTATTTAACTTGAAATATTATCAGGAAATGAAGTACGAAGAGATGTCTGATACTCTAGGTACTTCTGTCGGAGCTTTGAAAGCTTCTTATCACCATGCAGTGAAAAAAATAGAGAATTTTTTAAAAGGTTCCTTTTAA
- a CDS encoding sugar phosphate isomerase/epimerase family protein, whose protein sequence is MSFSKKKASKYRIAACDWMILKRQKIGSFKLVSELKGDGVEVDMGGLGTRDSFDNKLRQASFRKLFKEEAAKYKLEIPSIAMSGFYAQSFVKRENYKDLVQDCIQTMVGMGAKIAFLPLGVGCDLTKNPEMRPELVKRLKIIGKMASKAGVVIGIETSLDAEGDVKLLSEINSSSIKIYYNFQNPLVAGRDLYKELRILGKKRICQIHCTDTDDVLLPYNKRLDMNKVKNTLDEIGWSGWLVVERSRDKNDPRNVKKNFGTNIDYLKQIFQNETFGY, encoded by the coding sequence ATGTCTTTTTCTAAAAAAAAGGCTTCAAAATATAGAATAGCTGCATGTGATTGGATGATTCTTAAAAGACAGAAAATAGGATCTTTTAAGTTAGTAAGTGAACTTAAAGGTGATGGTGTTGAAGTTGACATGGGTGGCTTAGGTACCCGGGATTCATTCGATAATAAACTTAGGCAGGCTTCTTTCCGGAAACTTTTTAAAGAAGAAGCAGCAAAGTATAAGTTGGAAATTCCTTCTATTGCAATGTCAGGCTTTTATGCTCAGTCATTTGTAAAAAGAGAAAATTATAAAGACCTGGTTCAGGATTGTATACAAACAATGGTGGGCATGGGAGCTAAGATAGCTTTCTTGCCTTTAGGTGTTGGATGTGACTTAACTAAAAACCCTGAAATGCGTCCGGAACTAGTGAAGCGTTTGAAGATAATTGGAAAGATGGCTTCCAAAGCCGGAGTTGTTATTGGTATAGAAACTTCTTTAGATGCTGAAGGTGATGTTAAATTATTAAGCGAAATTAATTCTTCGTCAATAAAGATATATTATAATTTCCAGAATCCGCTTGTTGCAGGACGTGATTTATATAAGGAACTCAGGATTCTAGGCAAGAAACGTATTTGCCAGATTCATTGTACTGATACAGATGATGTTTTACTACCTTACAATAAACGTTTAGATATGAATAAAGTTAAAAATACCCTTGATGAAATAGGGTGGAGCGGATGGCTTGTTGTCGAAAGGTCCCGGGATAAGAATGATCCACGTAATGTGAAGAAAAACTTTGGGACCAACATTGATTATTTGAAACAGATATTTCAAAATGAAACCTTTGGATATTAA
- a CDS encoding TonB-dependent receptor, which translates to MNQKRKIEKLNNSMYAKKFAFACLLGLFLIPAPVHVMAGAANTKEVNQKNTVTGKVLDENGEPIIGATVSIVGKTAGTITDLDGIFKIGAKPTDLLKISFVGYVTQQVKVTSGDMVVQLKQNAQQLEEVVVVGYGTQKSKNVTGSIKQVSAKEFQDLPVSNLAEALAGQINGLSVSGGSGRPGESATLSIRQPFNFSKDGGNTVPLVIIDDVIQIDPETGLSTLDQFNLLDASEIESVSVLRDASAAIYGSRASQGAIIVKTKRGSQSAPRISYSGKFGYNDAISHPKTLNAYQYGVWANSILKAAKQYSTPQDITTKLFSDNELNEMKGLNYDWLDEAWSSATSMSHSLNVDGGGDKATYFAGATYYDQGANLGKQSYDKWTFRAGIDVKLSSDLKFSASLSGNQGKQIKSFTKNASSVDAYGGKAGEQGDYNLLLHMPQYIPWTVKLDDGNEYYTSPALAPNQASGNATSANQVGGWNYFSLLNNGSGQTTKDFSTQANFSMTYTVPFVKGLSFKGTYATSRASSDTEQVQMPFTLALNKNMQNAEKHLYSTHTTVSDYEIKFNNKSSRVVYSDEIAENRQMNFYVNYDRSFGQHNITGMLSAERTDASFTKKFYLYDTPNVPYLGTSTSAGILNAGNSYTSKSESGTLSYLGRFTYSYADRYMAEFMFRSDASTKFAPENYWGFFPGVSLGWVASEESWFKDKLPWFEYLKVRASWGQTGKDNIKAWGWMQTYDYAADKGLQFGTNGGTLGNALTPGKTPNRNVHWDNTNKFNLGFDTRFLDGRLSANVDLYYNMNTDVLNQYMAQVDGTPITVGGSYAEENFGRIDDYGTEISFNWRDKVGQVKYNVGVDLSFNGNEIKEWPTLSAAYPSSNTAKVGSSTYLPAWGYRVWRGTSTGDGLLRNQDDIDKYWAYLTENATAAGTTPKFFKSTDKSQLRPGMLAYQDLHGASDANGNLAAPNGQINDTGEDLDKLCKVNKTYGFTTKMGASWKSLSWSAMISTSWGGLRTIDNYKINTSSSQMLWSPESYWSNMFDETSNPNGKYPNAGYADANVLSTSDFWTISTFRCYVKNMSIGYTLPKRWLKVAKIESAKLSLTGTNLWDFYNPYPKKYRNMYDSSTGTYPTLRTYSLGVSLSF; encoded by the coding sequence ATGAATCAAAAAAGAAAAATTGAAAAACTAAACAACAGTATGTATGCGAAGAAATTTGCATTTGCATGCTTATTAGGACTTTTTCTTATTCCTGCGCCTGTTCATGTAATGGCTGGTGCTGCGAATACTAAAGAAGTTAATCAGAAAAATACCGTAACAGGTAAAGTTCTTGATGAAAATGGTGAACCAATTATCGGTGCTACAGTTTCAATAGTGGGCAAAACTGCTGGAACAATCACTGATTTGGATGGTATTTTTAAAATTGGTGCAAAACCAACTGATCTTTTGAAAATTTCATTTGTGGGTTATGTAACTCAACAAGTGAAGGTTACTTCAGGAGACATGGTTGTACAGTTAAAACAAAATGCTCAACAACTAGAAGAGGTTGTTGTGGTGGGTTATGGCACTCAAAAATCAAAGAATGTAACTGGATCAATCAAACAAGTTTCTGCAAAGGAATTCCAGGATCTTCCTGTATCTAATCTTGCTGAAGCTCTTGCAGGACAGATTAATGGTTTGTCTGTAAGTGGTGGTTCTGGTCGTCCAGGTGAAAGTGCTACTTTAAGCATTCGTCAACCGTTTAACTTCTCAAAGGATGGAGGAAATACTGTACCTCTTGTTATTATTGATGATGTTATCCAAATAGACCCGGAAACAGGTTTGTCTACATTGGACCAATTTAATCTGCTTGATGCATCTGAAATTGAGAGCGTATCAGTACTTCGTGATGCTAGTGCAGCTATTTATGGTTCACGTGCTTCTCAAGGAGCTATCATTGTTAAGACAAAACGTGGTAGCCAAAGTGCACCTAGAATTAGTTACTCTGGTAAATTTGGTTACAATGATGCAATAAGTCATCCAAAAACTCTGAATGCTTATCAGTATGGTGTTTGGGCTAATAGCATTTTAAAAGCAGCAAAACAATATTCTACACCACAAGATATTACTACAAAATTGTTTAGCGATAATGAGTTAAATGAGATGAAAGGCTTGAACTACGACTGGTTGGATGAAGCTTGGTCTTCAGCTACTTCAATGTCTCACTCTTTGAATGTTGATGGTGGTGGTGATAAAGCTACATATTTTGCCGGAGCTACATATTACGATCAAGGAGCTAACTTAGGTAAACAAAGTTATGATAAGTGGACTTTCCGTGCAGGAATTGATGTAAAACTTTCTTCTGACTTGAAGTTCTCAGCTTCTTTATCTGGTAACCAAGGAAAACAGATTAAGTCTTTTACAAAAAATGCTAGTAGTGTAGATGCTTATGGTGGTAAGGCAGGTGAACAAGGCGATTATAATTTATTGCTTCATATGCCTCAATATATACCTTGGACTGTAAAACTTGATGATGGAAATGAATATTACACATCCCCAGCATTAGCGCCAAACCAAGCTTCTGGTAATGCAACATCTGCAAACCAAGTTGGTGGATGGAACTATTTCAGTTTGTTAAATAATGGTTCTGGTCAGACTACTAAAGATTTCAGTACTCAGGCTAATTTCTCTATGACATATACAGTTCCTTTTGTTAAAGGTTTAAGCTTTAAGGGTACTTATGCTACATCTCGTGCTTCTTCTGATACAGAACAAGTTCAAATGCCATTTACTTTGGCCCTGAATAAAAATATGCAGAATGCAGAGAAACACCTTTATTCAACACATACTACTGTTTCTGATTATGAAATAAAATTTAATAATAAGAGTTCACGTGTTGTTTACAGCGATGAAATTGCAGAAAACCGTCAAATGAACTTCTATGTGAATTATGACAGATCATTTGGTCAACATAATATCACAGGTATGTTGTCAGCAGAACGTACTGATGCTAGCTTCACTAAGAAGTTCTACTTATATGATACTCCTAATGTACCATATTTGGGTACAAGTACTTCTGCCGGAATCTTGAATGCCGGAAACTCTTATACTTCAAAAAGCGAATCTGGAACTCTTTCTTATTTAGGTCGTTTCACCTATAGCTATGCAGATAGATATATGGCAGAGTTTATGTTCCGTTCAGATGCTTCAACAAAATTTGCTCCTGAAAATTACTGGGGATTCTTCCCAGGTGTATCATTAGGATGGGTAGCATCAGAAGAATCATGGTTTAAAGATAAACTTCCTTGGTTTGAATATTTAAAGGTTCGTGCTTCTTGGGGACAGACTGGTAAAGATAATATCAAAGCTTGGGGCTGGATGCAGACTTATGACTATGCAGCAGATAAGGGTCTGCAATTTGGTACTAATGGTGGAACATTAGGTAATGCTTTGACTCCAGGTAAGACTCCGAACCGTAATGTACATTGGGACAATACTAATAAGTTTAATCTAGGATTTGATACTCGTTTCTTAGATGGACGTTTAAGTGCTAATGTTGATTTGTATTATAATATGAATACAGATGTGTTGAATCAATATATGGCTCAGGTTGATGGAACTCCAATTACTGTTGGTGGTTCTTATGCAGAAGAAAACTTTGGTAGAATTGATGACTATGGAACTGAAATCTCTTTCAACTGGAGAGATAAAGTTGGTCAGGTTAAATATAATGTTGGTGTAGACCTTTCATTTAATGGTAATGAAATCAAAGAATGGCCAACTTTATCAGCAGCTTACCCTTCATCAAATACAGCTAAAGTTGGTAGCTCTACTTATTTACCAGCATGGGGATATCGTGTATGGCGTGGAACATCAACTGGTGATGGTCTGCTTCGTAACCAAGATGATATCGATAAGTATTGGGCCTATTTGACTGAAAATGCAACAGCGGCAGGAACAACTCCTAAATTCTTTAAATCAACAGATAAGTCTCAATTGAGACCTGGTATGTTAGCTTACCAAGACCTTCATGGAGCTTCAGATGCAAACGGAAATTTGGCTGCTCCTAATGGACAGATTAATGATACAGGTGAGGATTTAGATAAACTTTGTAAAGTTAATAAGACATACGGTTTTACTACAAAAATGGGAGCTTCATGGAAAAGTCTTAGTTGGAGTGCAATGATTTCTACATCTTGGGGTGGTCTTCGTACAATTGATAATTACAAGATTAATACTTCAAGCAGTCAAATGCTTTGGTCACCTGAATCATATTGGTCAAATATGTTTGATGAAACATCGAATCCAAATGGTAAATATCCAAATGCAGGCTATGCTGATGCAAATGTTCTTTCAACTTCAGATTTCTGGACTATCAGTACTTTCCGTTGCTATGTGAAAAATATGAGCATTGGATATACTCTTCCTAAAAGATGGCTTAAGGTTGCTAAGATAGAATCTGCTAAGCTTAGTTTGACTGGTACAAATCTTTGGGACTTTTATAATCCATATCCTAAAAAATATCGTAATATGTATGATAGTTCTACTGGGACTTATCCTACATTACGCACATATTCTTTGGGTGTTAGCCTATCATTTTAA
- a CDS encoding RagB/SusD family nutrient uptake outer membrane protein, whose product MNRKKILYIAALAVGLLSASCNDQFLEDKKLYGVFDENTFQNETQTGWFIDKVYYDYYYGYKSPGLNIVGLWEDRTGLTEEKGGMSNLLNPTKSLETSDDCSQYYGAKLGTSATNSPYTRIRNCNFVINNIDELGTNVSATFKTTAKGQMYFLRAIQYFDLVRMYGGVPIVTTVSKATSEDESIKYPRRSVTDCVDQIISDLDSAATKLPNQWNAANYGRFTRAAALAMKSRVLLTYASPLYNKDWDNPANDRWAKALEAGLTAEKELTTAGYGLYGSSAKDWSNMFLVDNTFCKEAIMVKLLSPNTTVAENNSWEKTIRLSNQGGSGGLKAPKEMIDLFPMADGSRPTVANGYNDFKFFLNRDPRFYRTFAFSGCKWGYKSNPTATVWGYRWQYTASGKTAFGYSDNNDVNSPAFVRKMTNTAMDNVFDYSGTDIFEYRYAELLLNIAECYAATNNVTKCLEYLSLIRKRVGIPSANNYGIGTLADKYAAIEACLYERRVELAYEGKRTMDIQRWMLYNDDASANNTTCAKLGISPINGTSRTGHYLEYKTTLTSNTDPLASARSTISVDPDATPAVFAQSLQDLATFYEQNFVLKDPATPMDNDGLGKALKIGWKQRYYIWGIHRTALTANSWLEQTIGWLDANNAQGTFDYQK is encoded by the coding sequence ATGAATAGAAAAAAAATATTATACATTGCAGCACTTGCTGTTGGTTTATTATCAGCCAGCTGTAACGATCAGTTTTTGGAAGACAAGAAACTGTATGGAGTGTTTGATGAAAATACTTTTCAAAATGAAACTCAAACAGGATGGTTTATAGATAAAGTATACTATGATTATTACTATGGCTATAAATCTCCAGGATTAAATATTGTTGGTCTTTGGGAAGATAGAACTGGTTTGACTGAAGAAAAAGGAGGAATGTCTAACTTGCTCAATCCAACAAAATCTTTAGAAACATCAGATGACTGTTCTCAATATTATGGAGCAAAACTAGGAACCAGTGCTACGAACAGTCCTTATACTCGCATTCGTAACTGTAACTTTGTTATCAATAATATTGATGAGTTAGGAACAAATGTTTCTGCTACTTTCAAAACGACTGCTAAGGGTCAAATGTATTTTCTTCGTGCTATACAATATTTCGACTTGGTACGTATGTATGGAGGTGTGCCTATTGTAACAACAGTGTCTAAAGCAACTTCAGAAGACGAGAGTATCAAATATCCTCGTAGATCTGTTACTGATTGTGTTGATCAGATTATCTCTGATTTAGATTCAGCAGCTACTAAATTGCCAAATCAATGGAATGCTGCAAATTATGGCCGTTTCACGCGTGCTGCTGCTTTAGCAATGAAGAGCCGTGTTTTGCTGACTTATGCTAGTCCATTATATAATAAGGATTGGGATAATCCTGCTAATGATCGTTGGGCTAAGGCTTTGGAAGCTGGCTTGACAGCTGAAAAAGAACTTACTACTGCAGGATATGGACTTTATGGTTCAAGTGCAAAAGATTGGAGTAACATGTTTTTAGTTGATAATACTTTCTGTAAAGAAGCTATTATGGTTAAATTGCTTTCTCCAAATACCACAGTTGCAGAAAATAACAGTTGGGAAAAAACAATCCGTCTTTCTAACCAAGGTGGTTCAGGTGGTTTGAAAGCTCCAAAAGAAATGATCGACTTATTCCCTATGGCAGACGGTTCACGTCCAACAGTGGCAAATGGTTATAATGATTTCAAGTTTTTCTTGAATCGTGATCCTCGTTTCTATCGTACATTTGCTTTCTCTGGTTGTAAATGGGGATATAAAAGTAATCCTACCGCAACAGTTTGGGGCTATCGCTGGCAATATACCGCATCAGGTAAAACTGCATTCGGTTATAGTGATAATAATGATGTAAACAGTCCTGCATTTGTTCGAAAGATGACTAATACAGCTATGGATAATGTTTTTGATTATTCAGGTACTGATATCTTTGAATATCGTTATGCAGAATTGCTTCTGAATATTGCTGAATGCTATGCAGCTACAAACAATGTAACTAAATGTTTGGAATATTTAAGCTTAATCCGTAAACGTGTAGGTATTCCTTCTGCAAATAACTATGGTATTGGAACACTTGCTGATAAATATGCTGCAATTGAAGCTTGTCTTTACGAACGTAGAGTTGAATTAGCATATGAAGGTAAACGTACTATGGATATTCAACGTTGGATGTTATACAATGATGATGCTTCTGCAAACAATACTACTTGTGCTAAATTGGGTATTAGCCCTATTAACGGTACAAGTCGTACAGGACATTATCTTGAATATAAAACTACTCTTACTAGTAACACTGACCCATTAGCTTCTGCTCGTAGTACTATATCTGTTGATCCAGATGCTACTCCAGCTGTCTTTGCTCAAAGTTTACAGGATTTAGCTACTTTCTACGAACAGAATTTTGTTCTTAAAGATCCTGCTACTCCTATGGATAATGATGGTTTGGGTAAAGCGTTAAAGATTGGTTGGAAACAACGTTATTATATATGGGGTATCCACAGAACTGCTTTAACTGCAAATTCATGGTTGGAACAAACTATAGGATGGTTAGATGCTAATAATGCTCAAGGTACTTTTGATTACCAGAAATAG